DNA from Aggregatimonas sangjinii:
GTTTGATATATAGGCAGTCATAATTTCTTCCTCATTGTCCCACCTTCTTAAATCGAAAAGGCGATGGCCTTCCATTCCCAACTCTAATCTTCGTTCGTGACGAATCGCCTTAATAGCAAAATCTTGATTAGAAAAGCTATCGTAAGGTTCGATAACATAATTGGCCGCTGGTCCGTCTTCGCCAGGGTTCGATACATAAGTCATGTTTTTTGCACGGGTTCTTACAAGATTCACCCAAGTTAGGGCATCTCCAAGATTACCAGTCTCTGCAGCAGCTTCCGCGGCCATTAATAACAAATCCGCGTAACGGATTACATTATAATTAATACCGGAATGTTGTTGGCCCCAAGCTCCGGTTCCTTGATTGACGTCTTCTTCACCTGCACGATAAACATTCTTTGATGATAGATACGGTCCGGAAATATCGTTTTCGGTCGCACGTATCCAAGACTGCCCTGGAAAAACACCATAGCCATTATAGTTTATTCCCCTACGACCAACGGTATAATCCAGTCTTGGATCTAAGTTTCCTGTTTCCGGTGTGAAAGGGGCGTCATCGGGTAAACCGAAATCGTTCGCTACGTCGTTTTCGTTAAAAGTATCCAATAGCGGTAATCCATCGTCATCCGTTTGAAAGGCATTTACCAAATCTTGACTTGGTTGGTAAAAACCACAACATGACCCAAAAGGTCCTGGGTTTGGGAAATTTAATACCCCACCAATATTACCATTGGGAGATTGTGCATCGTCTGCGGTGAATTGAATCGCAAATATAGATTCTGCACTGTTTTCGCCAGCAGCGTCAAAATTTGAAATGAACTCTGCGTTTAGCGCGTAAGGGCCGTTGTCAATAACATCGGTAAAGAGTTGAAGTGCCGCTTCGAAATCCGATTGTTGCAAATGCACTTTACCTAAATAGGATTTTGCCGTCCAAGAAGAGGGTCTTCCAGATTCGGCTTGCTCATCGGGTAAATTATCTATGGCAAATTGAAAGTCCGCCTCGATTTGTTCCCAAATAGGACCTGGATTAGCTTGGTTGAATTCCGTATTCGCATAGTTCTCTTCAGAAATATAGGGAACATTGCCATACATACGTTGTAATTCAAAATTATAATGGCCTCTCAAAAATCGAGCTTCCGCCAATTTTCCGCTCAAATCCACATTTTCTATTGTCGGAATCAAAGCTATAACCGCATTAGCTCTGTTAACTCCTGCAAAGATCGATGACCATCTTCCTAAATAATATTCATTTGAACTGTCGGCCTTGAATGTTTCTACATCAAACAGTGGAGCTTGGTCATCATCAGTACTACCCTTATGGGCATCATCGGATAGTACATCCAACCACCAATTATCACCAGTTTGGGCAAAACCGTTTCCAGCAGCGTTATTTCGCCGTCCATCCAGCGCGGAGTATGCACCAATCAAAAGTAAATCTACCCCCGCTTCGTTTTGAACCGCTGCGTCGCTTAAGGCGCCAATAGCCGGTAATTCAGTAAATTCGTCGCTACATGCAATAAGCATGGCGAACAGTGTTATGTAGTAAATAAATCTCTTTTTCATTTTTTTACAATTTTAAATTAACTCCTAATGATAGTATTCTCGATTGCGGATATACGTTACTATCGACACCAATCGTCAAATTACTTGTAACCCCATTTATGAGAGTAACAACTTCAGGATCGAAACCGTCATAATCTGTAATCGTGAATATATTTGTTCCTGATATATAAAAACGTAACATATCGAGACCTATTTTTTCAGTAACGCTACTAGGAACGGTGTATCCTACCTGTAGGTTTTTCAGTCTAAAGAAAGAACCATCTTCGACAAAGAATGAACTTGGCTGTGTTTCTCCGGTGCCTCCTAAGCTAAGTGCAGGCAAACTGGCATCGGTATTGGTAGGTGTCCATGAATCTAAAACGCGAACACTTCTATTTCCGTCTACAAAAGTAGGGAAATCCGAGAATATTTTTTCGTAATTGTAGATGTCGTTACCTTGCGACCCATTAAAAAACGCAGATAAATCAATTCCTTTGAAAGCTACATTCAGGTTTAAACCGTAGGTAAAGTCAGGGTGTGGAGAGCCAATAAAATCGCGGTCTCCTTCAGATACGTCTCCGCTACCATCTAAATCGGCGTATGTAAATCGTCCGTTATCGTCAAAGCCAGTAACCTCCAGGCCAAAAAACGACGAAATAGGCCTTCCGACAGAGGTCCTGGTAAGAATACCGGGCCTAAAGCTAGCACCGGCTTGAAAATCACTGATAAGCTCTGTGACCTCATTTTCGTATTTCGAAATATTCGCCGTTATCCCAAAAGATAAACCGGATTCCAATGATTTGTTATAGCCAAGGCTCAAATCAAATCCGGTATTTTCGACTGTTCCTAAATTAACCAAGGGAGCGGCCGCATCAATTGCGGTAGTACTGATTAAACTATTGTCCCTTGTGATCAAATCCTTGGTTTTAATATCAAAATATTCAAACTCTAAGGACAAGGAGTTGTCAAGCATGCCCAGCTCAAAACCGACATTGGTAGCAACACTGGTTTCCCATTTCAAATCTGGGTTACCCACATCCCTCAGAATGGCCCCAGTAGAGATGGCGGCGCCGTCTATGGCATAATTCGCGAATCCTTCGCTTAAAGCATTGATATTTATGGTCGGGTTACTTGCGGGTAAAGTTTGATTACCTAGGTTACCCCATGATCCTTTTAACTTTAGCCTGTTTATAAATCCATCTTGTGGGAAAAAGTTTTCGTTACTAATTAACCAACCTGCACTAAGCGATGGGAAGGTTTCACTCTTATTGTCTCCCAAAAATCGAGAAGAAGTATCGTTTCTAAGAGTACCCGTTAAGAAGTACTTTCCGGCGTAATTATAATTGGCCGTTCCAAAAATCGAAAACAATGTGGTCGACCCGTCATAGGCGCTAATGACATTGGGCGTACCACTACCATTTTCAAGTAGGTAGAAATCAGGGGTTTCGAATAAATATCCATCTCTACTAATTGCCCCACCCTTGTTTCGTTCGCTTAACGACTCTATACCGGCTAAAGCATTGATGTTGTGCTCACCAAAAGTATTCGCATATGAAATGGTATTGGTCCAAGTCCAGTTATAGCTATTGTTCGTATCCTCTCTTAGCGTATTTGTGCCGAGTGGTTCGCCATGTTCTGGATCTAAGGCTTGAAAGCTTCTATTGTTGAACGCTTCTATATTTCCTGCCAAGGTGGTTTTTACCGTTAATCCATCCGTTAATTCCAAGGCGGCATAAACATCGCCAAATACTCTGAACAGTTTATTGAAATTATCTTTACCGCGCTCTAGCTGTGCGACCGAACTTCTAGCGTTGCTTAAACCTCCTGCCGCACCAGTACCTGCAAACCTACCCTCATCGTCGAATATTGGAATAAGTGGACTATTACGCATCGCGTCGTTTATCCTGTTACCACCAACAGTATTTGAAAATGATGCACTAAGGTGCTCTCCGACTGTAAGTCTCCCATTCTCTCCGACTTTGAATTCTGAATTCAATCGGGTAACTCCCTGTTTAAATCCAGTAGTAATTTGTATACCATCTCTGTTTAAGTAACCGACAGAGAGAAAGTACTTTCCTGTTTCACCACCATTGGATACCGATACAGAGGCGCTCTGAGTTGGAGCGGTTCTTAAAATAGCATCCAACCAATCCGTACCGCCGGGCGTAACCGTCGCGGAAGCGGGACCTCTGACAATAGGATCGTAGGAAACAACTCTTGTATACCCTTGTAAAGTGCTCGGAACCACCGCGGAACGGCCAGACCCGTATTGCGGATGGCTGAATCCAATAACCCCATCATTGTAGGCACTTTGAAAAAGCATATCACCATGTTGTTGGGCGTTCAGCAATTTCGGAACATTTGTTGCCGTTGCGAAACCACTGTACATATCTAAGGATATCGTAGGTTTTTGCTGATTGTAACCCCCACTTTTTGTGGTAATTATGATGACCCCGTTGGATGCCCTGGCTCCATAAATTGCAGCTGCACCATCTTTTAAGACATTCATCTGTGAAATGTCATTGGGGTTAATACTGTTCAATACCGAAGGATTGTCGGTTTGGACCCCATCAATTATGTAGAGTGGATTGGTATTGTTGCTAGTACCGAAGCCACGAATATTTATGTTCGGTGCCGCCCCGGGATTACCATTATTTACTACGGTTACACCACTTACCCTTCCTTGTAAAGCTTCTGCTGCATTAACGATGGGCGCCTTTGTAGCTTCAGTAATATCCACCGAGGCAACCGATCCGGTAATGTCACCTCTTGTTTGGGTAGAATATCCTGTAACCACGACCTCGTCAAGTGCAGCGGCATCCTCAGTCATTGTCACATCTACAGTCGACTGCCCGTTCACAGCGACCTCCAGCGAAGCAAAACCAATGTAACTGAATATCAGCGTTGCATCCGAATCGGCTTCGATAGCATAATTACCATCAAAATCCGTTTGGGTACCGTTCGTGGTTCCTTTAACCAATACATTGGCACCAGCTAATGGCGTTCCCGATTCATCCGTAACCGTTCCCGTCACGGTTGATTGAATCGGATTGCTCAGCATACCGATATCGTAATTGCTGGTCGAATTTGCATTGGCAATTTGCATGCCCATACAGAGGAGCATCGAAAGAAACCCAAGAGAAATAATTCCCTTTTTAGTCCACAACGAGCTGCGTTCAATTTTTTGATTCATAATCGTTTGTTGTTTGTTAGTTTAAATTAATTCAAATAAGAAATTCATATTTGCCCCATTGCGAGCATGCGAATGTGTTAAAAAAAACGTAATTAAACGGTAATAATAATAAAATAATGTGAAATAGTGAGGGGCAGGTATTTATTTTTTAATCTTTCTCAATAGGCAGTAGCTGGTTTCGTCAACTTTCCAAAACAGCGAATATTCCCATTATCATTGACTTTATACCTTTTTTCCGGATGTGGTTTCCGGAGTTTTTCAAGAAATACCAATAAGTATTAAAAAAGGAAAATTCCTTATTGGTATAACGTTTTCGTGACGCAATTTATAACGTTGTAGTTGTATTAAGTTGGCATTATGATATTTTGGAGGATACTCGCGATGTAAATTCAACTGTTGATAAGAAATCTTATGTTATTTGTAAATATGGAATTTTACTACCTAGAATCACTATTTTTTTTCTGTCCATATCGGTCGTGAAGAACAGATATTGGGAACCACCATCTAAAATTTTATGTTTTTTTCGAACGTCGGCGACACTTTCCGAAAAATTTCGGATCGTTACGTTGGCTTTCCTGATTTCAAGTTGCTTCATTTCTTTAGTGGAATAAGGGATGGTCGCCTCGATTTTGAATCGTCTTCCAGGAAAATCGACCAAATCGTAAGAAGTATATAAATGGGTATTCGAATGCAGTTTCTTCAGTTTAAATTGTTCACCTATAGACTTAAAGCCGCCTGATTTCATTATGGCCGCGTTCGGTTCGTATAAATAGTTGCGGGGTGCGGAAAAATCCGCTAAAAGCTGCATTTCCTCCGAACGGTTGAAAATGAATGTTTGTTCCATAGAATTTTGAAAGTTAATGGTCGTAACCTCAATTTCTCCTTCATGACCCTTTTTTAGCACCCAAAGTAGCTCCTTCATATCATTATTGACGGCGACAACATGAATTTGATACACATTTTTCAATTCGGATATGCCTTTGGTAATATCCAACAAGGGAGACGTTTTAATAAGGAGGTTATCCGCCTTCAGAAAAAATAGGTCTAGATGTTTCAGTACATTGGGTTCGCAATCCGACAATTGAAATACCCTTCCTTTTCTATCATCCCTTCTCGAAGGGTCTACATATAACCAGTCATAACGCTCCTTGTCTTTCTCTAAGAAAGATATTCCGTCATTCTGAATGGTAAGAATATTATCCGCCCCTAAAACCTCAAAATTATGCTGTGCGATTTTTGATAGGCTCTGATTTATTTCACAGTGAAATACACCGGCCACTTTTGAGCTGAAAAAATAACTGTCAATACCAAAACCTCCTGTAAGGTCTACCAGTGATTTTCCTGCGACGATTCTTGATTTGTATTGTGCTGTAACCTCTGAAGAAGTTTGTTCGATATGTAGCTTTTTGGGATAGTAGATATTCGGACATCCGAACCAAGTAGGAAGTTTTTTTTTACTTTTTTTCCTTGCTTCCATCTGTTCGACCAGCTCGACATTGGTAACAGTAGCGAAAAAAGGTTTTTTAAGTAAAACTGACATCATGTCAGTATTTAAATTTTCTGATATAAAATTCTGTACACCAGTATTTAGTATGTTTTTATTTAAACAGATACTATAAATTTTTAGTCAAAGATTTTACCAGTTTGTTTTCAGCCAGGAACTCCTTTAAAATTACTTTTATCGCGGTGTAGGCGGGTACGGCTACGATCATTCCGACTACTCCGAAGAGCAATCCCGCAATGATGATGATCAAGAAAATCTCAAGCGGGTGTGACTTCACACTTTGAGAGAAAATGCGAGGCTGTGAAAAGAAATTATCAATCAATTGGCCAATGAGCAAGCCTAGAAAAACCCAGCCCGCTTTTGGAAGGATTACAGTGCTAAAATCGGCATCTAGATTGCTGGTCATCGTAAGGGTAATCATGAGGACGCCTCCAATGAGCGGACCTACGTACGGAATGACATTAACGAGGGCGCATAAAAAGGCGATCACTATGGCATTTTCTACCCCGACTAGCAATAGTGTGATCATATAAATCACAAACAAGATAAAAAGTTGCAGGAGCAGGCCGGCAAAATATCTTGATAGCAGGTTGTTTATTTTGTCTATAGACTTTATCGTACGTGCTTCCTGGTCTTTGGCAACCAACGCCAAGATTCCTTTCTGGAACAATTTGCTGTCCTTGAGGAAAAAGAAGGAGATGAACAATACCGATAGCAACCCAACGCTTGCCGAACTTAGCACTCCTAGCAAAGAATTGAGAAAATCAGGAATAAAACCAATATCCAAGCCTTCAATGAGGTTTTTGTCAATATCAGTCTCCTCTAGAATCTCGTTGACCACTTCGGGCGAGGCACCTAAATATTGGGTTATCTGCTTGTAGAGGGTATTAAAGTTTCTTTGTAGTTCATCAATATCCAAAAGAGATAGGTTTTTACCTTGTTCGGATAATAACGGTACGAAAAGCGCGATAATACCTGCTAGAATTCCGACAAAGAACAACATGGTTAAAATCACCGCCAGTATATTCGGAAACTTAAGTCGCTTTCTTAGAAACAGTACGATAGGCCTTCCGATGAGAGCGGTAACGGCAGCAATGGCCAAATAGGCGATGACCGATTGTATTTTATACAAAAAGAATAGAAGTAGTGCAACACCCAAGAGCACGCCTACCGCTCTCAATATTCCATTCGCGATCGTTTTTGATGTCATGATATTCAGCTAAAAGTCAAAGTTTGTTTTAGAACCGGCTTAGTGCTTAAAAACGTAGGAAATAATGTTGGCACCCATTTGCAGGGCTTTTTTCCGAACTTCTTCCGAATCGTTGTGTACCGCCGCGTCCTCCCATCCGTCACCCAAATCGGCCTCGAATGTAAACAACAGCACAAGCCTTCCCTCATCGAAAATTCCGAGTGCTTGGGGCCGTTTGCCATCGTGTTCATGAATTTTGGGCAGTCCGTCTTGAAAATCGTATTCCTGTTTGAAAATAGGGTGGTCCGCACCCAATTCTTCCAGCTCCTTGTTCGGGAATACTTTGCGCAACTCTTTTCGTAAATACGGTTCCATGCCATAGTTATCGTCAATATGGAGGAAGCCCCCCGATAACAGGTAATTTTGGAGATTCTCGGCCTCTTCATCGGAGAAGACCACATTCCCATGCCCAGTCATGTGCAAAAAAGG
Protein-coding regions in this window:
- a CDS encoding SusC/RagA family TonB-linked outer membrane protein, which encodes MNQKIERSSLWTKKGIISLGFLSMLLCMGMQIANANSTSNYDIGMLSNPIQSTVTGTVTDESGTPLAGANVLVKGTTNGTQTDFDGNYAIEADSDATLIFSYIGFASLEVAVNGQSTVDVTMTEDAAALDEVVVTGYSTQTRGDITGSVASVDITEATKAPIVNAAEALQGRVSGVTVVNNGNPGAAPNINIRGFGTSNNTNPLYIIDGVQTDNPSVLNSINPNDISQMNVLKDGAAAIYGARASNGVIIITTKSGGYNQQKPTISLDMYSGFATATNVPKLLNAQQHGDMLFQSAYNDGVIGFSHPQYGSGRSAVVPSTLQGYTRVVSYDPIVRGPASATVTPGGTDWLDAILRTAPTQSASVSVSNGGETGKYFLSVGYLNRDGIQITTGFKQGVTRLNSEFKVGENGRLTVGEHLSASFSNTVGGNRINDAMRNSPLIPIFDDEGRFAGTGAAGGLSNARSSVAQLERGKDNFNKLFRVFGDVYAALELTDGLTVKTTLAGNIEAFNNRSFQALDPEHGEPLGTNTLREDTNNSYNWTWTNTISYANTFGEHNINALAGIESLSERNKGGAISRDGYLFETPDFYLLENGSGTPNVISAYDGSTTLFSIFGTANYNYAGKYFLTGTLRNDTSSRFLGDNKSETFPSLSAGWLISNENFFPQDGFINRLKLKGSWGNLGNQTLPASNPTININALSEGFANYAIDGAAISTGAILRDVGNPDLKWETSVATNVGFELGMLDNSLSLEFEYFDIKTKDLITRDNSLISTTAIDAAAPLVNLGTVENTGFDLSLGYNKSLESGLSFGITANISKYENEVTELISDFQAGASFRPGILTRTSVGRPISSFFGLEVTGFDDNGRFTYADLDGSGDVSEGDRDFIGSPHPDFTYGLNLNVAFKGIDLSAFFNGSQGNDIYNYEKIFSDFPTFVDGNRSVRVLDSWTPTNTDASLPALSLGGTGETQPSSFFVEDGSFFRLKNLQVGYTVPSSVTEKIGLDMLRFYISGTNIFTITDYDGFDPEVVTLINGVTSNLTIGVDSNVYPQSRILSLGVNLKL
- a CDS encoding RagB/SusD family nutrient uptake outer membrane protein — its product is MKKRFIYYITLFAMLIACSDEFTELPAIGALSDAAVQNEAGVDLLLIGAYSALDGRRNNAAGNGFAQTGDNWWLDVLSDDAHKGSTDDDQAPLFDVETFKADSSNEYYLGRWSSIFAGVNRANAVIALIPTIENVDLSGKLAEARFLRGHYNFELQRMYGNVPYISEENYANTEFNQANPGPIWEQIEADFQFAIDNLPDEQAESGRPSSWTAKSYLGKVHLQQSDFEAALQLFTDVIDNGPYALNAEFISNFDAAGENSAESIFAIQFTADDAQSPNGNIGGVLNFPNPGPFGSCCGFYQPSQDLVNAFQTDDDGLPLLDTFNENDVANDFGLPDDAPFTPETGNLDPRLDYTVGRRGINYNGYGVFPGQSWIRATENDISGPYLSSKNVYRAGEEDVNQGTGAWGQQHSGINYNVIRYADLLLMAAEAAAETGNLGDALTWVNLVRTRAKNMTYVSNPGEDGPAANYVIEPYDSFSNQDFAIKAIRHERRLELGMEGHRLFDLRRWDNEEEIMTAYISNESRTIPSISSKFAPYTEKQDLLPIPITAIDLSGGVLNQNSGW
- a CDS encoding DUF4159 domain-containing protein — its product is MKQLTVPTILCIFFVCANVGAQEIAILKYKGGGDWYSNPTALPNLIRFCNVNIGTDIPEKTDNVEVGSLTIFQYPFLHMTGHGNVVFSDEEAENLQNYLLSGGFLHIDDNYGMEPYLRKELRKVFPNKELEELGADHPIFKQEYDFQDGLPKIHEHDGKRPQALGIFDEGRLVLLFTFEADLGDGWEDAAVHNDSEEVRKKALQMGANIISYVFKH
- a CDS encoding AI-2E family transporter; this translates as MTSKTIANGILRAVGVLLGVALLLFFLYKIQSVIAYLAIAAVTALIGRPIVLFLRKRLKFPNILAVILTMLFFVGILAGIIALFVPLLSEQGKNLSLLDIDELQRNFNTLYKQITQYLGASPEVVNEILEETDIDKNLIEGLDIGFIPDFLNSLLGVLSSASVGLLSVLFISFFFLKDSKLFQKGILALVAKDQEARTIKSIDKINNLLSRYFAGLLLQLFILFVIYMITLLLVGVENAIVIAFLCALVNVIPYVGPLIGGVLMITLTMTSNLDADFSTVILPKAGWVFLGLLIGQLIDNFFSQPRIFSQSVKSHPLEIFLIIIIAGLLFGVVGMIVAVPAYTAIKVILKEFLAENKLVKSLTKNL
- a CDS encoding THUMP-like domain-containing protein — encoded protein: MMSVLLKKPFFATVTNVELVEQMEARKKSKKKLPTWFGCPNIYYPKKLHIEQTSSEVTAQYKSRIVAGKSLVDLTGGFGIDSYFFSSKVAGVFHCEINQSLSKIAQHNFEVLGADNILTIQNDGISFLEKDKERYDWLYVDPSRRDDRKGRVFQLSDCEPNVLKHLDLFFLKADNLLIKTSPLLDITKGISELKNVYQIHVVAVNNDMKELLWVLKKGHEGEIEVTTINFQNSMEQTFIFNRSEEMQLLADFSAPRNYLYEPNAAIMKSGGFKSIGEQFKLKKLHSNTHLYTSYDLVDFPGRRFKIEATIPYSTKEMKQLEIRKANVTIRNFSESVADVRKKHKILDGGSQYLFFTTDMDRKKIVILGSKIPYLQIT